One window of the Bacteroidota bacterium genome contains the following:
- the rplT gene encoding 50S ribosomal protein L20, protein MPRSVNHVASRARRKKVLKQTRGYFGARKNVYTIAKNALERGLRFAYRDRKDKKSTFRQIWIARINAGVRPYGLSYSVFIGKIHKAGITMNKKVLADLAMNNPKAFEAIVNKVKTV, encoded by the coding sequence ATGCCAAGATCAGTTAATCACGTTGCTTCCAGAGCAAGAAGAAAGAAAGTCCTGAAACAAACCAGAGGTTATTTTGGTGCCAGGAAGAATGTGTATACCATTGCAAAAAATGCTCTTGAAAGAGGTTTAAGGTTTGCTTACAGAGACAGGAAAGATAAGAAGAGTACTTTCCGTCAAATTTGGATCGCTAGGATCAATGCTGGTGTACGGCCTTATGGTTTATCCTATTCCGTATTTATCGGAAAAATTCATAAAGCCGGTATTACCATGAATAAAAAAGTTCTTGCCGATTTGGCTATGAATAATCCTAAGGCTTTTGAAGCCATAGTCAATAAGGTAAAGACTGTTTAA
- the thrS gene encoding threonine--tRNA ligase, translating into MIKLTFPDNSVREYNEGVTGIDIAKSISNSLAKEVLAVSINGEVWDAMRPINTDATVKLFKWEDDEGKHAFWHTSAHLMAEALEALYPGIKFGIGPAIENGFYYDVDLGEGRVITDADLPKVEEKMRELVKQNCALIRRDISKEDALKYFTKKGDPYKVELITDLQDGTITLYDQGNFTDLCRGPHLPSTGAIKAIKLLSIAGAYWRGDEKRKQLTRIYGVTFPKQKMLEDYLKLLEEAKLRDHRKLGKELELFTFSEKVGAGLPLWLPRGAKVREILENFLRKVQDHYGYKQVITPHIGQKELYVTSGHFAKYGADSFRPITTPVEGEVFMLKPMNCPHHCEIYKCKPRSYRDLPVRLAEFGTVYRYEQSGELHGLTRVRGFTQDDAHLFCRPDQIKEEINNIIDIIFLIFKALKFNEYIAQISLRDPNDKTKYIGSDENWEKAERAIIEASEEKGLKTTVELGEAAFYGPKLDFMVKDAIGRKWQLGTIQVDYNLPERFGLEYMGNDNQKHRPIMIHRAPFGSMERFIAVLLEHTAGKLPLWLSPDQVVIMPISEKFNDYAKKVLSFLKNSDIRTFVDDRNEKIGKKIRDNELMKIPYLLVVGEKEEVSGTVSVRKQGEGDQGSMKFEDFANFIQSEVKKQLEIINY; encoded by the coding sequence ATGATTAAGTTAACGTTTCCCGATAACTCTGTTAGAGAATACAATGAAGGAGTTACGGGGATTGATATTGCCAAAAGTATCAGCAACAGTTTAGCCAAAGAAGTTTTGGCTGTATCCATAAATGGAGAAGTATGGGATGCCATGAGGCCGATTAACACTGATGCTACGGTTAAATTATTCAAATGGGAAGATGACGAAGGCAAACATGCTTTCTGGCATACATCAGCTCATCTGATGGCCGAAGCTTTGGAAGCCCTTTATCCTGGTATCAAGTTCGGAATTGGACCTGCTATTGAAAACGGGTTTTATTATGATGTAGATCTGGGCGAAGGCAGAGTGATTACAGATGCCGACCTGCCTAAGGTTGAAGAAAAGATGCGTGAGCTTGTCAAGCAGAATTGCGCACTTATCCGCAGAGATATCAGCAAAGAAGATGCATTGAAATATTTCACCAAAAAAGGTGATCCCTATAAGGTTGAACTTATCACCGACTTGCAGGATGGTACAATAACCCTATACGACCAGGGCAATTTTACAGATTTATGCCGCGGGCCACATTTACCCTCCACCGGTGCGATTAAGGCCATCAAATTGCTGAGTATTGCCGGCGCTTATTGGAGAGGCGATGAAAAAAGAAAACAACTTACCCGTATTTATGGCGTCACTTTCCCCAAGCAAAAGATGCTTGAAGATTACTTGAAATTGCTTGAGGAAGCAAAACTTCGCGATCACCGGAAATTGGGTAAAGAACTTGAATTATTTACTTTTTCCGAAAAAGTGGGTGCAGGTTTGCCTTTGTGGTTGCCTCGTGGAGCTAAAGTAAGGGAAATACTTGAAAACTTTTTAAGGAAGGTACAGGATCATTATGGTTACAAGCAGGTAATTACCCCACATATCGGACAGAAAGAATTGTATGTTACCTCTGGCCATTTTGCAAAATATGGTGCAGATTCATTCCGGCCCATCACTACTCCGGTTGAAGGGGAAGTGTTTATGCTGAAACCCATGAATTGCCCCCACCATTGCGAAATTTATAAATGCAAACCCCGTTCGTACAGGGATTTGCCTGTACGTTTGGCTGAATTCGGAACGGTTTACCGTTACGAACAGAGCGGTGAGTTGCACGGATTGACCAGGGTAAGAGGCTTTACTCAGGATGATGCCCATCTTTTCTGCCGTCCTGACCAAATTAAAGAAGAAATTAATAATATCATTGATATTATTTTCCTTATTTTCAAGGCATTGAAATTTAATGAATACATTGCTCAGATTTCGCTTCGCGATCCCAATGATAAAACTAAATATATTGGAAGTGACGAAAACTGGGAGAAAGCCGAACGGGCTATTATTGAAGCTTCTGAAGAAAAAGGATTGAAAACTACTGTGGAATTGGGTGAAGCGGCTTTTTACGGTCCTAAGCTCGACTTTATGGTGAAAGATGCAATTGGACGTAAATGGCAGTTGGGTACTATCCAGGTCGATTATAATTTGCCTGAACGTTTTGGCCTTGAATATATGGGCAATGACAACCAGAAACATCGCCCGATCATGATACACCGTGCACCATTTGGTTCGATGGAAAGGTTTATCGCTGTTTTGCTCGAGCATACCGCCGGGAAATTACCACTATGGCTGTCACCCGATCAGGTGGTGATAATGCCTATCAGTGAAAAATTTAACGATTATGCCAAAAAAGTTTTATCTTTTCTAAAAAATTCCGATATTCGCACCTTCGTTGACGATAGAAATGAAAAAATCGGCAAGAAGATTAGAGACAATGAATTGATGAAGATCCCTTATTTATTGGTTGTTGGAGAGAAGGAGGAAGTTTCCGGAACTGTTTCTGTGCGTAAACAGGGAGAAGGTGATCAGGGAAGCATGAAATTCGAGGATTTTGCAAACTTTATTCAATCAGAAGTAAAAAAACAATTAGAGATCATTAATTACTAA
- the infC gene encoding translation initiation factor IF-3, with amino-acid sequence MNEDQPNFNINSQIRAREVRLVGDNIVPEPGVFTLQDALKLADTLELDLVEISPKAEPPVCKIIDYQKFLYQLKKKQKEIKAKTTKVVVKEIRFGPNTDEHDYDFKLKHALSFLQDGFKVKAYVFFKGRTILYKEKGEILLLRFAQDLQEFGKVEQLPKLEGKRMFMFISPKSGKKKS; translated from the coding sequence GTGAATGAAGATCAGCCTAATTTTAATATTAATAGTCAAATTAGGGCAAGGGAAGTTCGTTTGGTAGGGGATAATATCGTTCCCGAACCTGGTGTATTTACTTTGCAAGATGCTTTGAAGTTGGCGGATACTTTGGAGTTGGATTTGGTAGAAATATCACCCAAAGCCGAGCCTCCGGTGTGCAAAATTATTGATTATCAGAAATTTCTTTATCAGCTGAAGAAAAAGCAAAAGGAAATTAAAGCTAAAACCACGAAAGTGGTGGTAAAGGAAATTCGTTTCGGGCCGAATACCGATGAACATGATTATGATTTTAAACTGAAGCATGCCCTGAGTTTTCTCCAGGATGGCTTTAAGGTTAAAGCTTACGTATTTTTTAAAGGCAGGACAATTTTGTACAAAGAAAAGGGTGAAATCCTTCTTTTACGTTTTGCTCAGGATTTGCAGGAATTTGGTAAGGTTGAACAATTACCCAAACTTGAAGGAAAACGGATGTTTATGTTCATTTCACCTAAATCAGGAAAGAAGAAGAGTTAA
- the rpmI gene encoding 50S ribosomal protein L35 has product MPKMKTNSGAKKRFALTGTGKIKRKHAFKSHILTKKETKRKRNLTYFSTVDKADLKNVKVMLCMK; this is encoded by the coding sequence ATGCCAAAAATGAAGACTAATTCCGGTGCAAAGAAGAGATTTGCTTTGACTGGTACAGGTAAAATTAAAAGAAAACATGCTTTCAAAAGTCATATTCTGACTAAGAAAGAAACAAAAAGAAAAAGAAATCTGACTTATTTCAGTACGGTTGATAAAGCCGATTTGAAAAATGTAAAGGTCATGCTTTGCATGAAGTAA